In a genomic window of Magnolia sinica isolate HGM2019 chromosome 14, MsV1, whole genome shotgun sequence:
- the LOC131225178 gene encoding uncharacterized protein LOC131225178, which translates to MGQSAGKLTKGDAEKKDNTIPSIIKKYCKEIDDKISQLKLEKKGDGSEQKLEDYELSIFYQEVCRAVQEMNREHGGGTQLRVPDTATLKDAFKNYKEKPGDLPNIIKTIILNMGFEGKGFMNVLYIFAAPITGALVKKGFFPDLVSDNVFIPVITSASVLVLASLNKI; encoded by the coding sequence ATGGGCCAATCCGCGGGGAAACTCACCAAAGGAGATGCAGAGAAGAAAGATAATACAATACCTAGCATTATAAAAAAGTACTGCAAAGAAATAGATGACAAGATTTCACAGTTGAAGCTAGAAAAAAAAGGCGATGGTTCTGAGCAAAAGCTTGAAGATTATGAGCTGAGCATCTTTTACCAAGAAGTCTGCCGAGCTGTCCAGGAAATGAACAGGGAACATGGGGGAGGCACTCAATTACGTGTACCAGACACCGCTACTCTAAAGGATGCATTCAAGAACTACAAAGAGAAGCCTGGTGATTTGCCAAATATAATCAAGACTATTATCCTCAATATGGGATTTGAAGGCAAAGGAtttatgaatgtattgtatatatttgctgcTCCCATAACAGGAGCACTTGTTAAGAAAGGATTTTTTCCTGATTTGGTCTCAGATAATGTCTTTATTCCTGTTATCACTTCTGCGAGTGTCCTTGTTCTCGCCTCACTGAATAAGATATGA